A single region of the Gemmatimonadaceae bacterium genome encodes:
- a CDS encoding aspartate ammonia-lyase — protein MTENTRMEKDPLGELAVPASALYGVQTLRAVQNFPISGIKPLPAFVDATVRIKRAAALTHRQTGRLEARLADAIVKAADEVLAGQHRDQFVVDVYQAGAGTSHNMNVNEVLANRANEVLGGKRGEYSPVHPNDHVNMAQSTNDVIPTAIRLACVTELPKVVNAFDKLAEAFEEKGREFDDVIKSGRTHLQDAMPIRLGQEFTAYAGSLRRGVQRVVQAANYLRELGIGGSAVGTGVNVEPEYPALIVRFLNETTHLDLREGADRIQLMQSMGDVAAFSSQLKVLAVDLSKIASDLRILASGPRTGFDEVRLPAVQPGSSIMPGKVNPSIPEMVNQVCFQVIGNDVCVSTSAEHGQLELNVMMPVIAYNVLLSMQILTNTASVLDSKCVRGIEANREQAAYWVERSAALATALAPQIGYARAAELSKQSVKENVLIRDLVKREKVLPEDQIDEVLDLRKMTEIGVPGGAHGGASTG, from the coding sequence ACCTTGAGGGCGGTCCAGAACTTTCCGATCAGCGGCATAAAGCCTCTCCCCGCTTTTGTGGACGCGACGGTTCGCATCAAACGCGCGGCAGCTCTCACACATCGGCAGACGGGACGTCTCGAGGCCAGGCTTGCGGATGCTATCGTCAAGGCGGCCGATGAGGTCCTCGCGGGGCAGCACAGGGATCAGTTCGTCGTTGACGTCTACCAGGCAGGCGCCGGCACGTCGCACAACATGAACGTCAACGAAGTTCTCGCCAACCGCGCGAACGAGGTCCTGGGCGGGAAGCGAGGTGAGTATTCTCCAGTACATCCGAACGATCACGTGAACATGGCACAGTCGACGAACGACGTCATACCGACGGCGATTCGTCTCGCGTGCGTCACCGAGCTGCCGAAGGTCGTGAACGCGTTCGACAAGCTTGCCGAGGCATTCGAGGAAAAAGGGCGCGAGTTCGACGACGTCATCAAGTCGGGCCGCACCCATCTCCAGGATGCGATGCCGATCAGGCTCGGCCAGGAGTTCACGGCGTATGCGGGCAGCCTGCGCCGCGGTGTTCAGCGAGTCGTCCAGGCCGCGAACTACCTGCGCGAGCTGGGCATCGGAGGAAGCGCTGTCGGAACCGGAGTCAACGTCGAGCCGGAGTATCCCGCGCTGATAGTCCGGTTTCTCAACGAGACGACCCACCTCGATCTCCGCGAGGGGGCCGATCGCATTCAGCTGATGCAGAGCATGGGCGATGTTGCTGCGTTCAGCTCGCAGTTGAAGGTTCTGGCGGTCGACCTCAGCAAGATCGCAAGTGATCTCCGCATCCTCGCCAGCGGGCCCCGGACCGGATTCGACGAGGTCCGACTGCCCGCTGTGCAACCCGGATCTTCCATCATGCCCGGGAAGGTGAATCCGTCCATACCCGAGATGGTCAATCAGGTGTGCTTCCAGGTGATCGGAAACGATGTCTGCGTGAGCACATCGGCCGAGCACGGTCAGCTGGAGCTGAACGTGATGATGCCGGTGATCGCGTACAACGTGCTGTTATCCATGCAGATTCTCACGAACACGGCCAGTGTGCTCGACAGCAAATGCGTGCGCGGGATAGAAGCCAATCGCGAGCAGGCCGCGTACTGGGTGGAGCGCTCAGCGGCGCTCGCCACGGCGCTCGCTCCTCAGATCGGCTACGCCCGCGCGGCCGAGCTCAGCAAGCAGTCCGTGAAAGAGAACGTATTGATTCGTGATCTCGTGAAGCGGGAGAAAGTTCTTCCCGAGGATCAGATCGATGAAGTGCTCGACCTGCGGAAGATGACCGAAATCGGCGTTCCCGGCGGAGCGCACGGCGGAGCGTCGACGGGCTAG
- a CDS encoding Rrf2 family transcriptional regulator produces MRITTWAEYGVICALHLAKRTEKGPVTGREIAAQERLPADYVEQILLRLRRAGVITSTRGARGGYTLSRPAEEISIRAVIHASELETFDLHCLSHPVEEDRCSASHNCSIRPVWVLLQTRIDDVLESVCLADLLQDEPAVRERVGLPILEHV; encoded by the coding sequence ATGCGCATCACCACCTGGGCCGAGTACGGTGTCATCTGCGCGCTTCATCTGGCGAAGCGCACCGAGAAAGGTCCGGTCACCGGCCGCGAGATTGCCGCGCAGGAGCGACTCCCCGCCGACTACGTTGAGCAGATCCTGCTCAGGCTCAGAAGGGCGGGAGTGATCACCAGCACGCGGGGCGCGCGGGGCGGTTACACGCTGTCCCGACCGGCGGAAGAGATATCGATTCGGGCGGTGATCCACGCCTCCGAGCTGGAGACATTCGACCTGCACTGTCTCAGCCACCCTGTCGAGGAAGATCGGTGCTCGGCTTCGCACAACTGCAGCATACGCCCGGTGTGGGTGCTGCTGCAGACCAGGATCGACGATGTACTGGAGAGCGTGTGTCTGGCCGACCTGCTTCAGGACGAGCCGGCGGTGCGAGAGCGGGTCGGCCTGCCGATTCTGGAGCACGTCTGA
- the smpB gene encoding SsrA-binding protein SmpB: MAETAEKPDRQSIARNRRARHDYQILDTWEAGIVLTGSEVKSLRDGKANISDAYGIVKDGEVHLLNLHISPYEQASYFNHEPTRTRKLLLHKREIRKMIGAVERQGLTLVALELYFRRGKAKVALGLGRGKKLYDKRADEKRRDDERDMQRAVRTR; this comes from the coding sequence ATGGCCGAGACAGCGGAAAAGCCGGACAGACAATCGATCGCGCGGAACAGACGGGCGAGACACGACTATCAGATCCTTGACACCTGGGAGGCTGGAATCGTGTTGACGGGCAGTGAAGTCAAGTCGCTCCGCGACGGCAAGGCGAACATCTCGGACGCTTATGGCATAGTGAAGGACGGGGAGGTTCATCTCCTCAATCTGCACATCTCCCCATACGAGCAGGCCAGCTACTTCAACCACGAGCCGACGAGAACGCGGAAGCTCCTGCTTCACAAGCGTGAGATCAGGAAGATGATTGGGGCAGTCGAGCGGCAGGGCCTGACGCTCGTTGCTCTGGAGCTCTACTTCAGGCGCGGAAAGGCAAAAGTCGCCCTGGGGCTGGGCCGCGGGAAAAAGCTTTACGACAAACGCGCCGATGAGAAGCGACGCGACGACGAGCGGGACATGCAGCGCGCAGTGAGAACCAGATGA
- a CDS encoding N-acetylmuramoyl-L-alanine amidase, whose protein sequence is MIALLLFLQTAITTPPNLVIRQGDVLKVVAVTGTTQGSYIRADLLAAALGGSVANAPNGHYRVTLGETKIELVEGVPFLRAGTVMVPMMLPALRSGATFLLPYQVVSAVIPRYASGFFYDAGSRELRIFTTITRNYPPPAPAATTNFPPTVGAGSARLPGSSRPRGLKRGGGRYLVVVDAGHGGVDPGMTGPIGGGPTLIEKEITLAVSRIVAQELRGSGVDVLMTRTTDTLIALSDRGRIANRNKGDVFVSIHVNASGSRGASGARQRGYETYFLAEAKSEDALRVERMENEAVRFETGANAPKGDPLSFIINDMAQNEHLRESNDLAETIQQGMGTFHPGPNRGVQQANFAVLRGSYMPAVLVEIGFGTNPDEADYLRDYTSQREIAVSIARSVLDYLSHYEARVGGGTK, encoded by the coding sequence ATGATCGCGCTCCTCCTGTTTCTGCAGACGGCCATCACGACGCCTCCGAACCTCGTGATCCGGCAGGGCGACGTGCTGAAGGTTGTAGCGGTCACCGGGACGACTCAAGGCTCATACATCCGGGCCGATCTACTCGCCGCCGCGCTCGGCGGCTCCGTGGCGAATGCGCCCAATGGTCATTATCGCGTGACGCTGGGCGAAACCAAAATCGAGCTGGTCGAAGGAGTGCCGTTCCTGCGAGCCGGGACTGTAATGGTTCCAATGATGCTTCCCGCATTGCGCAGCGGGGCGACGTTCCTCCTCCCTTACCAGGTCGTATCGGCGGTGATTCCGCGCTACGCAAGCGGCTTCTTCTACGACGCCGGGTCGCGGGAGCTGAGAATCTTTACGACGATCACGCGGAACTATCCTCCGCCCGCGCCCGCAGCCACTACGAATTTCCCACCGACGGTTGGTGCGGGCAGCGCCAGGCTGCCAGGCTCGTCTCGCCCGCGCGGCTTGAAACGGGGAGGAGGGCGATATCTCGTCGTTGTCGACGCCGGGCATGGGGGCGTGGACCCCGGCATGACCGGGCCAATAGGCGGAGGTCCCACACTGATAGAGAAGGAAATCACGCTGGCCGTTTCGCGGATCGTTGCGCAGGAGCTTCGCGGCAGCGGAGTGGATGTGCTGATGACGCGAACAACAGACACGCTGATCGCGCTCTCGGATCGCGGCAGAATTGCAAACCGCAACAAGGGTGATGTGTTCGTCTCCATCCATGTGAACGCGAGCGGCTCACGCGGCGCGTCGGGAGCGCGGCAACGCGGTTACGAGACGTACTTCCTCGCCGAAGCAAAGAGCGAAGACGCGCTCAGAGTGGAGCGTATGGAAAACGAAGCCGTCCGGTTCGAGACGGGCGCAAACGCACCAAAGGGCGATCCTCTCAGCTTCATCATCAACGACATGGCGCAGAACGAGCACCTGCGAGAATCGAACGATCTTGCCGAAACGATCCAGCAGGGTATGGGGACTTTCCACCCAGGGCCGAATCGTGGCGTGCAGCAGGCGAACTTTGCGGTTCTGCGAGGATCGTACATGCCGGCGGTTCTCGTCGAGATAGGTTTCGGGACGAATCCCGACGAGGCGGACTATCTGCGCGATTACACCAGCCAGCGGGAGATCGCGGTCAGCATCGCGCGCTCGGTGCTCGACTATCTGAGTCATTACGAGGCGCGGGTAGGAGGTGGAACGAAGTAA
- a CDS encoding type II toxin-antitoxin system VapC family toxin gives MIVADTNLVAYFLIPGERSAEAESVFRRDSEWVAPLLWRTEFRSVLAFHLRRSALSLDHALEIMTDAETLLRGREYSLPSEPIMRLVAGSACSAYDCEFVALARELGVSLVTSDAKVLGAFGETAISPVQFAR, from the coding sequence GTGATCGTAGCCGACACAAACCTGGTTGCGTATTTCCTTATCCCTGGAGAGCGGAGCGCGGAAGCCGAATCAGTTTTCCGAAGGGATTCGGAATGGGTTGCGCCCCTTCTCTGGCGGACTGAGTTCAGGAGCGTCCTTGCCTTCCATCTCCGGCGAAGTGCTCTCTCGCTCGATCACGCGCTCGAGATAATGACCGACGCCGAAACACTGTTGCGCGGTCGCGAATATTCGCTCCCCTCCGAACCAATCATGCGTCTCGTCGCGGGATCGGCTTGTTCTGCCTACGATTGTGAGTTCGTAGCGCTCGCCAGGGAGCTTGGAGTGTCGCTGGTGACCTCGGATGCGAAGGTGCTCGGCGCGTTTGGTGAGACGGCAATCTCTCCCGTGCAGTTCGCCAGGTGA
- a CDS encoding dihydroorotate dehydrogenase has protein sequence MDEVNRPASGAARPLAVSFASLEFQNPLILASGTAAFGREIAGVIDLDSLGGIVTKAVSPAPRRGAPAPRVADFEGGMINAVGLANPGVETVRDQELPWLAAKLRRARAIVNVVGDTVEDFAAVVTELDEVPGVSAFELNVSCPNVKSGGMEFGADDETLAQLVRLARAATKRPLTVKLSPTLPDIARTASVAVDAGADALTLVNTIPGLVIDVETRRPVLGFGSGGVSGPGLLPVGVLAVWKVRRAVSVPLIGVGGVSNGTHVVQYMLAGATLVGMGTAAMKDPRAPTRILKELDSWRRSHNVNSLTDIIGTLEWPA, from the coding sequence ATGGACGAGGTGAACCGACCCGCGTCGGGAGCTGCGCGGCCGCTCGCGGTTTCGTTTGCCTCGCTGGAGTTTCAGAACCCGCTGATTCTCGCATCGGGCACTGCGGCATTCGGCCGTGAGATTGCCGGCGTCATCGACCTCGACTCGCTGGGCGGGATCGTAACAAAGGCCGTGAGTCCCGCGCCGCGGCGTGGCGCTCCTGCGCCAAGAGTCGCGGATTTCGAAGGTGGGATGATCAACGCAGTTGGTCTCGCGAATCCCGGAGTGGAGACCGTTCGCGACCAGGAGCTGCCGTGGCTCGCCGCCAAGCTGCGGCGCGCGCGCGCGATCGTGAACGTCGTGGGCGACACGGTCGAGGACTTTGCCGCAGTGGTGACCGAGCTCGATGAGGTCCCCGGGGTTTCGGCGTTCGAGCTCAACGTGAGCTGCCCCAACGTGAAATCCGGCGGAATGGAATTCGGAGCCGATGATGAGACACTGGCGCAGCTCGTACGCCTTGCGCGTGCGGCCACGAAGCGCCCGCTGACGGTGAAGCTCTCGCCGACGCTTCCGGATATCGCGCGCACGGCCAGCGTTGCCGTCGATGCAGGTGCCGATGCGCTGACACTGGTAAACACAATTCCAGGTCTTGTCATCGATGTCGAGACCCGGAGGCCGGTGCTCGGCTTTGGGTCCGGAGGCGTGAGCGGCCCGGGCCTCCTACCGGTCGGAGTGCTTGCGGTGTGGAAAGTCAGACGAGCGGTGAGCGTGCCGCTCATCGGCGTCGGTGGAGTGAGCAACGGCACGCACGTCGTGCAGTACATGCTCGCGGGTGCGACGCTCGTCGGGATGGGCACGGCGGCAATGAAGGATCCTCGGGCTCCCACGCGTATTTTGAAAGAGCTCGACTCCTGGCGCCGGTCGCACAACGTGAATTCGCTGACGGACATCATCGGCACGCTTGAATGGCCGGCGTAG
- the pyrF gene encoding orotidine-5'-phosphate decarboxylase, translated as MAGVGASAPAVRGGRSTVVPIVALDYPDSDSALELVSLLGESCRFYKIGSELFTASGPSIVEAVRRTGCDVFLDLKLHDIPNTVAGATRRIREMGVKLTTVHASGGRAMIEAAVEAAEAECGILAVTVLTSLDSSSLGEVIGAESGDVAKSVIRLAALAAASGARGVVCSGEEARQVRAQFGPNLELLVPGVRLPGDAAGDQSRIVTPEAAAAAGADYLVLGRTVTAAPDPRAAMQSVRDRLRI; from the coding sequence ATGGCCGGCGTAGGCGCTTCCGCGCCTGCCGTTCGCGGCGGACGATCGACGGTTGTGCCGATCGTTGCACTCGACTATCCCGATTCCGACAGCGCACTCGAGCTCGTGTCGCTGCTCGGCGAGAGCTGCCGGTTCTACAAGATTGGCAGCGAGCTCTTCACGGCGTCGGGGCCATCCATCGTGGAAGCAGTTCGTCGTACCGGCTGCGACGTGTTCCTCGATCTCAAGCTTCATGACATCCCGAACACTGTCGCGGGGGCAACTCGGCGCATTCGGGAAATGGGCGTGAAGCTTACGACAGTGCATGCCTCTGGCGGGAGGGCGATGATAGAAGCGGCTGTCGAAGCCGCGGAAGCGGAGTGCGGTATTCTCGCAGTGACAGTCCTGACTTCTCTCGACAGCAGCTCACTCGGGGAGGTCATCGGTGCCGAGAGCGGGGACGTGGCAAAGTCGGTCATCCGACTCGCGGCGCTTGCGGCAGCCAGTGGGGCGCGAGGTGTGGTATGCAGCGGTGAAGAAGCGCGGCAAGTGCGCGCTCAGTTCGGACCAAATCTCGAGCTGTTGGTGCCCGGTGTACGATTGCCCGGCGACGCAGCCGGCGATCAATCGCGCATCGTCACGCCTGAAGCCGCCGCAGCAGCCGGTGCGGACTATCTCGTCCTCGGGCGTACCGTGACTGCTGCTCCTGACCCGCGAGCCGCGATGCAGTCGGTTCGCGACCGACTGCGGATCTGA
- a CDS encoding M20/M25/M40 family metallo-hydrolase, which produces MRFRVTLALLVFGAGSIEAQPRMASADSAMSRAILTELIGIQSISSTRATVDAANAIVRRLRAAGFSEQDAFVTGSSDSVGNVVARLRGHGTVKPILLMAHLDVVPALREDWTTDPFVMTEKDGWWYGRGTIDNKEGVATIVANLIRWKRSGFVPHADIVAVMTGDEETTSEQIEWFSSGAGRRHIGDPRIALNFDAGRGTIYGGREAELGVQVSEKVYVTYRMTVRNAGGHSSQPRADNAIYSLSRALGRLAEHRFPIEVSATTRLALERSAAFETDSIARLMRLVARQPMNSAAARRLTRITRFNAQLRTTCVATRLTGGHADNALPQMAQATVNCRMLPGTDTAMVVRALRAAVADTAVEVVEAQPATVSPPSPLPPDLLSSIETVAKRFWPGVVVVPVMSSGATDGSYVRNAGIPVYGVAGMFSTPDEARAHGRDERIEARRYYEGIEFARALIERLTTTTSRSK; this is translated from the coding sequence ATGCGTTTCCGTGTAACTCTTGCCCTGCTGGTGTTTGGTGCCGGCAGCATCGAGGCGCAGCCACGAATGGCCTCCGCCGATTCGGCGATGTCGCGCGCAATCCTGACCGAGCTCATCGGAATCCAGTCGATCTCTTCGACGCGTGCGACAGTCGACGCAGCCAATGCGATCGTTCGGCGGTTGCGAGCGGCGGGGTTCAGCGAGCAGGACGCCTTCGTCACCGGGAGCTCGGACAGTGTCGGGAACGTGGTTGCTCGTCTCCGTGGGCACGGAACAGTGAAGCCGATCCTGCTGATGGCGCACCTCGATGTGGTTCCGGCCCTGCGGGAAGACTGGACTACCGATCCCTTCGTGATGACCGAGAAGGACGGATGGTGGTATGGCCGCGGAACGATCGACAACAAAGAGGGCGTCGCCACGATTGTGGCGAATCTGATTCGATGGAAGAGATCGGGGTTCGTTCCCCATGCTGACATCGTGGCGGTGATGACCGGAGACGAGGAGACGACTTCCGAGCAGATCGAGTGGTTTTCCAGTGGGGCTGGGCGCAGGCACATCGGTGACCCGAGGATCGCCCTGAATTTTGATGCTGGGCGCGGCACTATCTACGGCGGGCGCGAGGCCGAGCTGGGAGTTCAGGTGAGCGAGAAGGTTTACGTCACTTATCGCATGACGGTTCGGAATGCGGGAGGACACTCGTCACAGCCGCGGGCCGACAATGCGATCTATTCATTGTCGCGCGCTCTTGGCCGTCTCGCCGAGCATCGCTTTCCAATAGAGGTGAGTGCGACGACGCGGCTGGCGCTGGAGCGCTCTGCGGCATTCGAGACCGACAGCATCGCGCGATTGATGCGACTCGTTGCGCGGCAGCCAATGAATAGCGCCGCCGCGAGGCGCCTCACACGGATCACACGATTCAATGCGCAGCTGCGTACCACATGTGTTGCCACGCGCCTAACGGGAGGGCATGCGGACAATGCGCTACCGCAAATGGCGCAGGCAACTGTGAACTGCAGAATGCTGCCGGGGACCGACACGGCAATGGTGGTGCGGGCGCTTCGCGCGGCAGTGGCAGATACCGCGGTCGAAGTCGTAGAGGCTCAGCCGGCGACCGTGTCTCCGCCGTCTCCTCTACCCCCTGATCTTTTGTCTTCAATCGAGACCGTCGCAAAGCGTTTCTGGCCCGGAGTGGTTGTGGTGCCGGTCATGTCGTCGGGTGCGACTGACGGAAGCTATGTGCGCAACGCTGGAATTCCGGTGTACGGAGTCGCAGGCATGTTCTCCACACCGGATGAGGCGCGAGCGCATGGGCGGGATGAGCGAATCGAAGCGCGGAGATATTACGAGGGCATCGAGTTCGCGAGGGCACTCATCGAGCGCCTTACGACAACAACTTCGAGATCAAAATGA
- the rpmJ gene encoding 50S ribosomal protein L36, with product MKVRSSVKPICEHCKVIKRQGVVRIICKRNPKHKQRQG from the coding sequence GTGAAAGTTCGCAGCAGCGTCAAACCAATCTGTGAGCACTGCAAGGTGATCAAGCGCCAGGGCGTCGTGCGCATCATCTGCAAGCGCAACCCCAAGCACAAGCAGCGGCAGGGCTGA
- the rpsM gene encoding 30S ribosomal protein S13 yields MARIAGVDLPREKKLEIGLTYIYGIGRATARKILEDAGVNPEQRVRDLNDNDTNRLRQTIEKDLRVEGALRTEVAMNIKRLMDIGSYRGNRHRRGLPVRGQRTHTNARTKKGPRRAIAGKKKVTK; encoded by the coding sequence ATGGCACGTATCGCCGGCGTGGATCTGCCACGCGAGAAGAAGCTCGAGATCGGGCTGACGTACATCTACGGCATCGGACGCGCTACCGCGCGAAAGATCCTCGAGGACGCGGGAGTGAATCCGGAGCAGCGGGTGCGCGACCTCAATGACAACGACACCAACCGCCTGCGCCAGACGATCGAAAAAGATCTTCGCGTGGAAGGCGCGCTTCGTACCGAAGTCGCGATGAACATCAAGCGACTGATGGACATCGGATCCTATCGCGGCAACCGCCACCGCCGGGGACTTCCCGTCCGCGGCCAGCGCACACATACGAATGCCCGCACGAAAAAGGGGCCCCGCCGAGCAATCGCCGGAAAGAAAAAGGTGACGAAGTAA
- the rpsK gene encoding 30S ribosomal protein S11: MATGKKTKRIIEAEGIAHVSATFNNTTITITDSHGNTISWGSSGKAGFKGSKKSTPFAATVAGEQAGREAVTLGVRRVHVRVQGPGSGRESAIQALVAAGLQVKSIRDVTPIPHNGCRPPKRRRV, translated from the coding sequence ATGGCTACTGGAAAGAAGACAAAGCGCATCATCGAGGCCGAAGGAATCGCCCACGTCAGCGCGACGTTCAACAACACGACAATCACCATCACGGATTCGCACGGCAACACGATCTCGTGGGGATCGTCGGGCAAGGCAGGATTCAAGGGCTCCAAGAAGTCCACTCCGTTTGCCGCGACTGTCGCGGGAGAACAGGCCGGACGCGAAGCGGTTACGCTTGGCGTTCGCCGAGTTCACGTGCGCGTGCAGGGGCCTGGCTCGGGTCGCGAGTCGGCGATCCAGGCGCTCGTCGCCGCCGGGCTTCAGGTGAAATCGATCCGCGACGTGACGCCGATTCCGCACAACGGCTGTCGTCCGCCGAAGCGCCGGAGAGTCTGA
- the rpsD gene encoding 30S ribosomal protein S4 yields MRYTGPSCRQCRREGTKLFLKGTKCFTEKCPVERRPTPPGQHGSSTARRRKMSEYSKQLREKQKIKRIYGVSEKQFRNTFERVATMPGITGHNLLAALESRLDNVVYRMGFASSRKAARQLIRHRHVEIAQKPVDIPSYLVSPGEEVRVRMKSREQVSVMAAMDQSTRGAPLSWIAVDRDTFSGRMLERPTRPNIPIAAQEQLVVELYSK; encoded by the coding sequence ATGCGCTATACCGGACCAAGCTGCAGGCAGTGCCGCAGAGAAGGTACGAAGCTTTTTCTCAAGGGAACGAAGTGCTTCACGGAGAAGTGCCCCGTCGAGCGCCGGCCTACTCCGCCCGGCCAGCACGGATCGAGCACAGCCCGCCGTCGCAAGATGTCGGAGTACTCGAAGCAGCTTCGTGAGAAGCAGAAGATCAAGCGCATCTATGGTGTGAGCGAGAAGCAGTTCCGAAACACGTTCGAGCGAGTCGCCACGATGCCTGGAATTACGGGCCACAATCTTCTCGCCGCCCTCGAGAGCCGGCTGGACAACGTCGTGTACCGAATGGGATTCGCGTCGAGCCGAAAGGCGGCGAGGCAGCTCATCCGTCACCGTCACGTGGAGATCGCGCAGAAGCCCGTCGACATCCCGAGCTACCTCGTGTCGCCCGGTGAAGAGGTTCGAGTTCGAATGAAGTCGCGCGAGCAGGTGTCGGTGATGGCAGCGATGGATCAGTCGACGCGTGGCGCGCCGCTTTCGTGGATAGCGGTCGACCGCGACACGTTCAGCGGCCGGATGCTGGAGCGTCCGACGAGGCCGAACATTCCGATCGCGGCGCAGGAGCAGCTCGTCGTAGAGCTGTACTCCAAGTAA
- a CDS encoding DNA-directed RNA polymerase subunit alpha, which translates to MAQAIELRGLVRPQLVEMTKREDNPNTAEFRLQPLERGFGHTLGNAMRRMLLSSLRGSAVWGIRIDGVLHEHQTIPGVVEDVHQIIGNLKMLTLILDEGVEEVILRITKGESGPVTAADVQAAPGVAVLDPSHHLFTMQDDRDINVELYVNKGRGYVEADQHTVDRALPVDVVRIDSIYNPVRRANFSVAETRVGQRTDYDRLTLNVETNGTISPEEAVSYAAALAQTHFQYFVGFGSHASAPLVPGSDIAAGDGQRMADLLRTPIDDFELSVRSVNSLKNSNIRTLGDLVKMTESQILQVKNFGKKSLNEIADLLEKHALNFGMKYEDSPDGVRFTDRGTPPNRNVATVAADEDEEQ; encoded by the coding sequence ATGGCACAGGCAATTGAATTGAGAGGTCTCGTCCGTCCGCAGCTCGTCGAGATGACAAAGCGCGAGGACAATCCCAATACCGCCGAATTCCGACTTCAGCCGCTGGAGCGGGGTTTCGGTCACACCCTTGGCAACGCGATGCGGCGAATGCTGCTGTCATCGCTTAGAGGCTCCGCCGTCTGGGGCATCCGGATCGACGGCGTGCTGCACGAGCATCAGACGATTCCGGGAGTCGTGGAGGACGTCCATCAGATCATCGGCAATCTCAAGATGCTGACACTGATTCTCGACGAGGGCGTCGAGGAAGTGATTCTCCGCATCACCAAGGGAGAGTCCGGACCGGTCACTGCCGCCGATGTCCAGGCTGCACCGGGCGTCGCCGTGCTCGACCCGTCGCATCACCTGTTCACGATGCAGGACGATCGCGACATCAACGTCGAGCTCTACGTCAACAAGGGCCGCGGCTATGTCGAAGCGGACCAGCATACGGTCGATCGCGCGCTTCCCGTGGACGTCGTCAGAATCGACTCCATTTACAATCCCGTTCGCCGCGCGAACTTCTCGGTCGCAGAAACGCGCGTTGGGCAGAGAACGGACTACGATCGTCTGACGCTGAACGTCGAGACGAACGGAACGATCTCTCCTGAAGAGGCAGTGAGCTACGCAGCGGCGCTGGCGCAGACACACTTCCAGTACTTCGTCGGCTTCGGCTCGCACGCTTCGGCGCCGCTCGTGCCGGGAAGCGACATCGCGGCCGGCGACGGCCAGCGGATGGCCGACCTGCTCAGAACGCCGATCGACGATTTCGAGCTGTCCGTCCGCTCGGTAAACTCCCTGAAGAATTCCAATATCCGCACGCTGGGTGATCTGGTGAAGATGACCGAGAGCCAGATTCTTCAGGTCAAGAACTTCGGCAAGAAATCCCTCAACGAGATCGCCGATCTGCTGGAGAAGCACGCTCTCAACTTCGGCATGAAGTACGAGGATTCGCCGGACGGCGTACGCTTCACCGATCGCGGCACGCCGCCTAATCGAAACGTCGCGACGGTAGCAGCCGACGAGGACGAGGAGCAATAG
- the rplQ gene encoding 50S ribosomal protein L17, with translation MRHRKVGRSLKRTAEQKLALMRSLATALIERGAIETTEARAKELRPFVEKLITKARSGTLHDRRLTGRHVHQRAINDKLFAEIGPRFASRAGGYTRILKTGHRKGDGAEMARIELVD, from the coding sequence ATGCGTCACCGCAAAGTTGGTCGCTCTCTAAAGCGCACGGCCGAGCAGAAGCTCGCGCTGATGCGCAGCCTCGCCACGGCTTTGATCGAGCGTGGCGCGATCGAGACGACTGAAGCGAGAGCGAAGGAGCTTCGTCCTTTCGTCGAGAAGCTGATCACCAAGGCCCGCTCGGGCACCCTGCACGATCGTCGTCTCACCGGTCGTCATGTGCACCAGCGCGCAATCAACGATAAATTGTTCGCTGAGATCGGGCCGAGGTTCGCTTCGCGCGCCGGTGGATACACACGCATCCTGAAAACCGGACATCGCAAAGGCGACGGTGCCGAAATGGCCCGCATCGAGCTGGTGGATTAA
- the rpmB gene encoding 50S ribosomal protein L28 gives MAIARNRCFVCDKGVAHGNNVSHANNRTRRVWKPNLQAARVVVDGKITKIKVCTRCLHAGKIQRAPRGVAAS, from the coding sequence ATGGCAATCGCAAGAAATCGCTGCTTTGTGTGCGACAAGGGTGTCGCCCATGGGAATAACGTCTCGCACGCCAACAACCGGACCCGCCGGGTGTGGAAGCCCAACCTGCAGGCCGCGCGGGTGGTCGTCGATGGCAAGATCACCAAGATCAAGGTGTGCACGCGCTGTCTGCACGCCGGAAAGATCCAGCGGGCCCCGAGGGGCGTTGCAGCCTCATAA